The segment ttatttacttGTATTCTTTTTATAATTACCAATCAAATtgttttatttatcatcttattcatttatttatttatttaaccttttaataattaaagttcACTTATTTGTGCTTTTATGTTCTCTTATatttcactattattattatttatttatatattttattataaattatgtccttaattttatatttactataACTTGATTCCTTATTTGcgatatttttacaaattattctCCCTTATATTTATTTGTGTAGTTGTTTCTTTGTCTTCATTATTTGATTGGCATTGCTTTTTATGCGTGTGTGTCGTCGCTATTATAGTtgccattatttatttatttttgatgcttTTTGTTAATGTTAAAATAGTGTATGTTATACGGTTCTCATGTGTTGTATTATTAATGTATTCCATCTTGTCCTTTGTCAATAcaacatttcattcacatatcgttttaaaaattacattaactcataaaaagggaaaacaaaaAAATCAGTAGCATTTTACATTTTGGGAAATTCAAGAAAATCGCTctctaacttacggggtttcgatttttctcgtcaaacctaaataaccaaatatctttttaagttttaaattacATGATTTTTAAATAATGTCGATATTCCGCGTTTAGAAACTCAAGAatgatcgtgccctaacttacggggtttcgattttttttgTTGGATTTAAACAACCGAATCTCctttcaaaaatcaaaataaaaattttaaaataaaaattaaaaggcaaGCTTATTATTGAGAAttcaaatgtcgtgtcctaacttacgggatgtgacattCGATTATCTCGAGACGAGAGGGCCTTTAATATtcgttttaatttattcaattttttttagaaaattaacattaataaaaagaggatcgtattttaaattctttttgagtTTTTCAAATTTCGatgttaagacattaattaatcaattaggtaccaattttcgggcattgcgagggtgctaatccttcttcatacgtaactgactcccgaacctgttttctcgaatttcttagaccaaaatcgttgttttaataaatcaaaacgtTTTATTGAAACGATCAATCACAAGGTGTCTCGATCAGACctcacaaaaaaaaaagattggtggtgactcccatcTTTGTTTTCAAACTAAAAGTCGACcccgttttcaaaataaaaaaatggtttcgacagcttggcgactccacagGGGAATAAATGAGAGAGTTAAGCCGCAAATTGATTAATTTCTGTCTCTttgttgaaaattaaaaaaattgttttaaaatacgatcctttcattgtatTTCATTCGTCATTTTTTTGTGATCTTGGTTGTAACATCTTTATTGGTTCGAGTCTTTAGATGTTTTcacatattgcattgcatgatcaTTTGATcaacccttttaagtgggagcgAGAAACtagtccttcgtgaggttttcacctctgtaTAGGACAGTGGATCGCTTCCAGGATACATTCGTACCtttgtcttcgtgagattttcatctccatatagccatagggaaatgtattcccctgaaccgaactaGGTCTATATGAgcttataatgggtgaggatcgaggaatttACTGGTTTAGGTACCCTGTCTTTAGAACCGAATCACATGTAGTGATCCATAAGAGCCCGCCCTAGGTAGAGCCGCACCAAACCATTAGTGATCGTCCGAATAGGTGCTCTGCTTGTTATCTCTTGcttactttaatttcatatactTTGTACTGACTTGTGTTGTTATTTTGCTTGTTATTGcacaacattttcatcataaaaaaggTGTCGGTTCAAGTTCGATTACTAAATAAAGAGCTTGTCATGGAGAACGAATTTTTTGATAAGGTAGAGAATAATGCGACTGTTCGTATATGGTCAGAGAAAACACaattagagaaaggagatagctTGGTGGAGGGGTACACATCAGGATTATGGGACTTCACCCGTATCAGTGTGACACAATACGACTTCCGGGAATTGAAAGAGATATGGGCCTATTGGGACGATGAGATCAAGCAGCTATTCTATAGTAATTATGGCGATCTGCCTTATCTACTTGAAATAAGGTGGACAAGCACTTATTTCGAGCTCTGGCTCGATTCTGGAACCCTGCCTACAGTTGTTTTACTTTTGGGAATATGGACTTGGTACCTACGGTGGAAGAGTATACAGCCCTACTTCATTGCCCAAGGATTCAAGTTGAAAAGGCCTATTCTAAAGGCATCAATGTTCCGACTTTTGTGAAGAAGTTAATGAATATCATAGGAATGAGTGAACAGTGGGTTGCGGCTCGGATCAAGCAGAAAGGAGAAAACAAATGTATCCCCTGGAAAAGTTTGCGAGACCTGATTTTGGCACACCCAGATGTGAAGAAGAGGGTTGATGTTTTTACTTTAAGCATCTATGGGCTTATTGTTTTCCCTAAGGCGTTGAGGCACGTATGAGGAGGTTTTTGATTTGTTTAACTGAATGGATAAGAGGGTCAAGCCGGTTCCCGTGATTTTAGCTGAAAGATTCAGATCTTTGAACGCTTGCTGGAGAACGGGTGAAGGAAGATTCATCGAGTGCGCGCAACTATTGCTAGCTTGGTTCCATAGCCATTTCTAGAAAATGGACGAAGTTTTGTATCGGGTGTTCTCCGAGAATTATTCCCCATTAAAGGAAATAGTGGCTACATCGAGATGGGACGACATATCAGAAGAAAAATGGATAGCGATCCTCCAAAATCTCCAAGAAAAGGACGTCGAGTGGAGAGCCCCTTGGATGGATCCCGACGAGAACCTATATCGATGAGGCGAATTTGATTGGGTCCCCATGCTTAGGATTTTGGGAGCTGTTAGGTATGCTCTTTTGCTTGTTTTGAGGTAGTATAGATCGAGACAGTTCATACCAGCAACCCATGGGCTAGCTCAGTGCGAGTTTTTGAATAAGGAGGATAACTATAAGAAGAAGGTAGAAGAAATATCCAACGCTTAGAACCAGACCTGCCGGATGAAAAGATTGGCTGTAGGTCTGATGACGACCCCTAAATATAATCGGTGGTGGAGTAAAAGAATCAACGAAAACATCTCCGGCCCAAGTCAAGAAGACGGGTGATCGATGGAAGAATACCTACAAGTGGTCCCATCCGAGCTAGAGATCATGAAGTAGGATTTCGAGAAATGGAACTTGGATTTAGGAAAGAAGATCGAGCAATTGGAGGAGGAAAAAATACATTTGAGATTAGATGCTGATGTTCAGAAACTAGATGTCGAGAAACTGAGAAAGGAAAGAATAAGGCAAAAGAAGATTTAGATAGCTTGAAAATGGATTGCAAGAAGTTGCGCTTACCGATGAGGATCGCCAAATTGGGGAAGACATCATAGCAGTGGCAACAAGAGATCTAAGAGGAGAAAGCTAAAGCCGATCGATGGGAGAGAAAATTTCAAGATACTCAGGTTCGAATAGAGGCTTTAGAAAAAAGATTATTAGAAACCCACAATGAGAAGGTCGAGTTAAAGGCTAGAGTGGCAGAATTAGAAAGGTTGCACCATGGTCGAGTTAAAGGCTAGAGTGGCAGAATTGGAATGGTTGTTCTATCAGTATCGTAGTCGAAACTCTGCAGCTGAAGGTGAGCTTGAACAAGATTGAAGAGCTGAAAAAGAAGGTAGAAGAATTCGAGACTACGTTATAAAACTACGAACTCCGGGTTGAACTTCTTGAAGCAAATGAGGAGCATTGGAAAGAGCAACTCCACCATTCTCAAGATCAAGTTAGAAATAGAGATTATGTGATGGGTGAAGCTATAGCTCAGATACTAGAGGTGGCCGACCATTTACAGACTCTAGCAGTTCAGGCTGATGTATTAAGTGTGAAATATGGATTAGAATCAAACGGGGCCGAGAGCTAGCATGGTTACTTAGGAAAGTTAAAACTTTGAGCAACAAGGCTAAGCAAAATATGTAATCCAttttatttaaagatttttgttttctagtaaagttattctaaatggaattgaatcagaGTCGATACCTTTTTCTGCATTCATCCCATGCAGTTGCATTTCATCGCATCATATGTATTAAATGTCACAAaaggaccctaattagttaaaaaatATTTCAGTTAATCTGCAAACTGAAAAAAATTCACCAACTAAACATCGTTACGATACTCGCGCCAAGATAAAAATTATGGATCAAAGATTGGAAAGCCAAGAACAACTCCAAAAAGAAATACAAGAGTAACTAAAAACACAAATGCAAGAACAATTGGCTAAAATCCAATAAGATGTGAGGGATCATATGCTAGAATCCCAGAGAAACATGATGAACCAATTAACACAACTGCTGACTGGTGGGCTAGAAAAGGGAAGGAACCCTGTGGTCAACGCTGGAGATGATAATAAAGATCCTCTTTACCCCCCGGGTTTTACCCCGATAAATGTTCAGACACAATTAGGCCCCAATAGTTTTAGGTCTGTGTTTCAGTGCCGATAAACTACCATGTCGGCTCAGGCTCTAATCCAGGGGATAACCCAACTAATCCCGTTGTCCTCGATCTTGATGATGTGGTAAAAATAGAAAAGGCAAGTGTGGAGCTCCCGAAACAACTTGAACATTGGTGTAGATGGTTAGAAGAAAagtttaaagaaatgaaaaatgcCGACTATCATAgtggaatcgatgctaaggaTTTGAGCTTGGTTCCAAATCTAGTGCTtcctcccaagttcaaaactccaaAGTTTGAGAAGCATAACAggactagttgtcctgaagctcacatcacCATGTCCTGCAAACAAATGGCGggctatgtcaataatgaccaactattgatTCACTATTTTcaagaaagtctggttggggcagcatccaaatggtacaaccaattgagcCATACCAAGATCAATTTATGGAAGGATCTAGCATAAGCTTTCATGAAGCAGTATAGTCACGTGACGAATATGgcccctgatagaatcactttgcAGAACATagagaagaaacaaaataagagcttcaggcaatatgcccaaaATGGATGGAAGTAGCCATACAAGTCCAGCCACCTCTCCTAGAAAAAGAAACCAAAATGCTTTTCATCAACACCTTAAAAGCTCCATTCATCACTCATATGTTGGGAAGTGCCACTAGAAGCTTATCAGACATAGTGATGATTGGCGAAATGATTGAAAACACAGTGAAGAGCAGTAAGATAGATGCGGGGGAAAGTACCAAGAGATCTGCCCCGAAAAAGAGGGAGAATGAGGTGAATAACATGAGCACATATAACAAGAGTCATTCCAAGTCAATTACTGTGAGCCAGCCGAAGACAGTAACCACCAACCATCAGGGCCCCCTATACAGTACGAGAACGAATACAAAAAGGCTACAGTTCACACCTATACCCATGACGTATAGGGAATTGAATCAAAACCTGTTTGATGCACACGTGGTGTCCCCTTTCTACCTAAAGCCGATACAACCCCCAtttcccaaatggtatgacgcaaacgcTCAATACGAATACCACGTGGGAATCACTGGCATTCAATTGAAAACTGCACCGCGTTTAAAAAGTTAATCAAAAGATTCATAAAAATGGGGATTGTAAAGTTTGACGACTCATCCGCACCAAATGTAACAAGAAACCCGCTACCCAACCATGCTAACCAAAGGGTAAACGGGATAAATGAAAGTGGAAGCAAGAAAATCAAATGTGAGGTTGCGGAAGTTAAAACCCCATTGAGACGGGTCTGGAAAGAGATGATAAAAAGAGGATTGATCGTACTGGATTCGAAAGAAAGATCTGAAAGAAAGAGGTACTATTGTGAGTTCCATAATGGAGAAGTACATGAAATCCAAGAATGCATCAAGTTCAGAGCCCTAGTGCAGGACATGATGGACAACAAAGAAGTAGAGTTTTATGAAGAGCTTAAAAGCCCCGAAGAGGGAAATATATGCTCGTCGGAAGGAGAATCGATAGTGAAAACCCAAAAAGTCAACTACCCAGTGGTCATTATTTTACGACCAAGAAAAAACAAAGCTAGAATGCAAACAGCACCATGAGTCATAATCCAGAAACCTATATCCTTTCCCTACAAGGATAATAAAAAGGTTTCTTAGAACTATGGCTGCAATGTGACAATCCCGAGAGAGGAGAACCCAGTCAACGCTTCAGAAGAGGGCAAAGATATAGGTCTCTATACGTGTAGTAGGAGGCGCTACAATTCAGCAAATGCAAGAGTGGAGCACATAAAAGGAAAAGCCTTGGTGGTTGAACAGATGAAGGAAAAAACAGCCGAACTTGAGCCTCCCGTTAATAAGCCAGTAAATGAAGAGGAGGCTAaagaatttttgaaaattttaaagtacGGTGAGTACAGTATTGTAGAACAGCTGTATAAAAAACTAGCTCGCATCTCGATGCTAGCCTTACTTCTAAGCTTGGAGGTCCATCGTAGCTCACTGATGAAAGTTTTAAACGAAACCTATGTCACTAATGATATTTCCATTAATAAGCTAGACTGCCTAGTTAGCAACATAAGTACTGATAACTTCATcttctttaatgatgatgaaataccacccgAAGGCATGGGATCGACCAAGGCTCTGTACATCAACACCCGCTGCAAGGGGTATACGCTACCGGGGGTGTTGATTGATAACGGGTTAGCCTTGAATGTCTTACCCTTATCCATGCTGAACAGGTTACCTGTGGATAGCTCTTACATGAAAACGTGCCAAAACATAATGAAGGCATTCAACGGCACCGAAAGAAGGGTAATGGAAAGAATCAAAATACCCCTTCTGATTGGGCCAAACACGTACGATGTGGACTTCCTGGTAGTGGGCATCAAGCCTTCGTATAACTGCCTATTGGGGAGGCCTTAGATACATTCAGTAGGGGTAGTACCTTTATCACTACACTAAAACTTGAAGTTGGTGATGGAAGAGCAGCTAATAACGATAAATACAGAAGAAGATGCACCATATTTAGAGGTAAACGATGAAGCGATTGAATGTTTCTTTCGATCATTggaatttttaaacacaaaaattatcacCAAAAGGAACATAATCCCAATACCTAAGATACCCAAGACTACAAGAATGAGCCTGCAATTAACTGTTGAGAAATGAGGTTTACCGAGGAGGAGACTCCGGAGATACCTCTAAGGAAGGGTCGAGCACTGATAATGAAGGATAAACGAGACTGATTTAGCTTAGGATTCAAGCCAGACATGAGACAAAAAAAGAAAGAGTTGGAAAAGAAGCAAGAGAGGAGAAGAGCACGCTTATATGGGGAGGAAAtcaaatgggaaccaatgatATTCCTCCACATATCCAGAACTTTTGTGTCAGGAGGGATTATTAACCCTGAATGGAGGATGCTGAGAAAGGAAACTATGgaagaaatgttggaaaacctGAACATCAATGCCATATCTGAAGAAGGAACTGGAGAAAAGAATTTGTcagtgataaaccgtaaattatacatatttatacctcatgtttaatgcattttatgaatgatttttcattagaattggtgaattcgatgctcctaatgctttaatttcatgttttatacttaggagagtataggagagcgaaaggaacgagaaatgggccaaaaacagagaaaatgggacaaagtacgaacttaacacggcctagacttcctcacacgggcagaatcgaagcacgactcacacgggtatagcacacacccgtgccattctaacaggcttaaacacggcctgaagtaatcgaacatgggcgtgtcacacaggcgtgtccctaccgagctcaagttaagtccaattcggaaaaaggtcacttttgagggcttctggacattccaaagcctataaatacaccctagaagaggagaaaaagggaggCGGAGAATAGGGGTAAGatattactccaaggaagccgattaatccatctcagaagccagatttatcatcaagactgaagatctctcctcaatttcccttcaggagttttgggttttctttatgttttgtattctttattcttctgagatgttttcttatttagttatgaactaaaaccccctaaatacctaaggggaatgaaacctaagatgaatcttgttattattttctaaatcgtatgataaatatttaacttgttcttaattatgtgttcttaattcttgttttgatatcccaggatactaattcaagacatgctcttattcagaggaggaatagaccctgtctaagagtacatatatcataattaagtggagttgattgcgcgcctagaaatagggtaacaagattttgccagattagggtgaaacctaataaggggatccatagatcgagttaatgcaactctagagtgttaattagagaaaagtctcagttattcaatctagggattagacgttattagtcttgaatagggataataacataacttagggatctctatagaacaagttgaatgaataaatcgtccgattctgagctagaataacaagtaaagtctaggtggatttttccttaggtattgttttaagtcaatcgattttcccaaaagcaatttcccAATACTATTctttgtgcgttcttagtttagatcattagttaattaaaacaaaacctctttattcttaggctagataataaaaaggcagtCATAACTAGtagttttagttcctttgggttcgacaatccggtcttgctaaaactatactactgttcgataggtacacttgcctacatcgcgataatagttagttcaagaatgaataattataaatatttaaaacctatcaagaAACCATGCGATCATCAGGCATTTGCCCTTATGTACCTGTAAGTGTTCTGGACAATTGGACTACGGAAGAGATTCatgtagtttttagagctaattCATAGTAATGtctaaaacacacttattgctctaggcctaggagtaataagaatcttctgtgaaataggcttatgtccaaAAACTTTATTTTAACAAAATGCATCTTTGCTATCATTTTGAGAAAATATTCTTGTATTCTTTCcacttcattcataatcatattatacaaataattgttcttagattctttgGTCTTTTGGACCTTCTTCCAAATATTCTTTtgttcttcattcatgatcagaccatacaaataattattcttagatcCTTTTGGTTCTTTATATCTTCCTTCATCCCCCTaacaggtctctagatatcaatgatatgagtgacGCTACTAATgactcagagtctccttttgagtaAGATATATGTATGGAGGATTCTcgggattttgaagatgaccaaggatgtgacctatctcctgatttgttgaggatggtagagCAAGATGAGAAaaaaatcctacctcacaaagagtcagtagaaattgtgagcttagaaaaagaaaaataggcGAAGATCGAAACTTGTATCACCGTAGAGATAAAGCgagacctcattgagttactccaagaattcaGGGATGTCTTTGCGTGGTCCTACCAAGACATGCTCAGGTTAAGTACCGACATTGTGGTGCATCAACTCCCTCTAAAGGAAGAGTGTAAGCCAATGCAACAGAAGCTCTGAAGGATGAGACTTGATGTtctgctaaaaataaaagaagaggtcaagaagcaattcaaCGTTGGATTTTTAAAAGTGGTTAAAtattcagaatgggtagccaacatcgtccctgtACCTCAAAAAGATGGAAAGATacgaatgtgtgtagactacagagaccTGAATAAAGCCAGTCCGAAAGATAATTTCCCACTGCTTCATTTtgacaccctagtggacaacacggcaggtCACTCACTGTTctctttcatggatggtttctctagATATAACCAGATTAACATGCATCCTGAAGCCATGGAGAAGACCACATTCGTATCCGTGTGGGGAATTTTCTACTATAAAGTGATGTCATTTggattgaaaaatgcgggagcaacgtatcaaagagccatggtaaccttattccatgatatgatgcacaaagaaatcgaAGTTTATGTTGATAATATGATCGTAAAATCCCACATAAGGGAGGAGCATGTTTAAGTCCTGAGGAAATTGTTTTTAAGGTTGAGAGAATTCcaactaaagctcaatccagTAAAATGTACTTTCGGAGCTAGGTCCGAAAAGCTGCAAGGATTTGTAGTTAGTAaaaaagggattgagatcgaCCCAGACAAAGTCAAGGCCATAAAAGAGctgcctccaccacgtactcaaaaagaagttcgaggtttccttggaagactaaattacatcgcttgGTTCATTTCCTAACTAacagagaaatgtgaccccatattccgcttccttaagaaacacaacccaaGTGTATGGGATAAGGAATGCCAACAGACTTTCAACAGAGTCAAACATTACTTGTCTAATACCCCAGTGCTAATGGCACCCATCTTAGATAAGCCACTGATATTGTATTTGGCGAAGTTTGAGAAATCCAAGGGATGCGTGCTcggccaacatgatgagtcaagaaggaaagaaagagcaatatactacctcagtaaaaagttcactgaatgtgagacaaggtacTCACCAATCAAGAAGTTGTATTGCGCCttaatttggacaacccgaaaactaagacagtacatgctgtatcacaccacttggctcatctcgaaACTGGACCCTCTGAAGAACATGATGGAAGTCTACAactttgaatggaaggatggcccaaTAGAAAATTCTGCTTTTCGAATTTGActtagtctatgtgaaccagaagccgtaaaagggagtgcaatagttgattttctggctagtagagctctagaggATTACGGGcctttgaaatttgatttcccaaATAAAGATTTGATGTATGTTGCATTCACTGAAGAAGGTTCTCAAGAATGCCACCCTTGGAAACTAAATTTTGACGGAGCTTCAAATGCTGTGGATAACATaatcggggcagtcttggtatccccaaacggagatcattatcctttACTAGTAAACTAgattttgattgtacgaataaTATGGTAGAATGCGAAACATACATCATGGGTATCCAGGCAGCCATAGAATGTAAAATCAAAGTgctagaggtatatggagattctacACTAGTAATCTACCAGCTCAAAGGCGAATGGGAGACAaaagaccccaaattgatcagtTATCAAAAGATAGTTCTGGAGTTAattgaggagtttgatgacatcactttCTGCTTCCTCCCATGAGGTGAAAACTAAATGGCTGATGCCTTGGCTACTCTAGCTTCCATGATCTAAGTGAACAAACAAGATGACGTAAAACCTATTtaaatgagtatttatgaggttccggctcattgttacaatgttgaggaagaagaaaatgatgatcacccttAGTACCATGAAATACTATGATATGTGAAAAATCGTGAATACCCTGACTAAGtaactgagaatgataaaagaaTGATATGAAGGCTAGCCTGTGACTACATTTTAGATGGGGAGATTCtatataaaagaagaaaggatcaggtaCTATTGAGGTGCGTAGACGCTGtcaaggctaagaaaatcttgaaaGAAATCCATTAAGGTGTCTGCAGGACACACACTAAtagctttacaatggccaggcaaattatgagattcggtTATTACTGGTCCATCATGGAAGGGATTGTATTAATTATGCCAAGAGATGTCATAAGttccaaatctatggagacaaaattcatgtgcttCCTTCGCCTctccatgttatgacttctccatggcctttctctatgtggggcatggatatgATTGGGCCAATATTGCCAAAAGCTTCCAATGGGTATCGATTCATCTTTTTGGTTATCGACCAGAAGCCGCTTCATTTGACAATGTTATAAAGTCGGCatttagcaaatttttaaagaaaaaaatcatatgtcgatatggaatgccggagAGGATCGTATCTAACAATacactgaacttgaacaacagcaTGATAGCGAAGGTCTGCATTCAATTCAAGATCAGGCACCACAACTCGTCGCCATatcacccaaaaatgaatggtgcagtggaggcagccaataaaaacattaagaggATCATGGGTAAAATGACAGGAACTTATAAaaattggcatgagaagttacgatttgccctctatgcttatcaaaCATCTGTCAGGACCTCTAccggggcaacacctttctcCTTGGTCTACGGgatggaggcagttttacctatcgaagttgagattcTTTTTCTTTGAGTTTTGTTAGaactaaagttagatgaagcagaatagATCCAgactcgatatgatcagttgaacttgattgaagaaaggaggctaagggctatccgtcatggtcagatgtaccaaaaacgaatgatgtGAGCTTATAACAAAAAAAGTTCGCCCAAGAaaattccacgagggagaccaggtgttgaaaaagatccttctcatacaaaaagatttcagagggaaatggatgccaaactaGGAAGGGCCTTGTGTGGTAAAGAAAGCTTTTTCTGGAGGAGCACTGATTTTGaccgaaatggatgggaaaaactTATCTAATCCTATAAAGTTGGATTCAGTCAAGAAATACTTTACCTAAAaggggagaggccaaggtgaaaacccgcaaagggcaccttgagaccaaaaggggttttgagttgaaaacccgaaaaaggaTGGTTCAAATATTGATTGGAGATGGGGTGTGTGGTAGTCTTGTCCTCTCAAAATTAACAAGAAGGAGGAACGCTACAttttggggcatcaacaaaatacTTGAGATCTCTTAAACACATATTTAGCTCGAAACAATCTTCGAGAAGTTTGAATAGAGAAGCTCAcgttgcgatatctggggcacctatctttttttattcattttgtaccTTAGCAAATTTTACTATCTTAGTTGATTTATCCACTTCGAGCTTTGCTCTTAATAAAATTCTATATTGTTCATTGTGATagtctttttcaagcatttttcattgaaaCAATGATTATTGGACTTACAATATTCACATAAaagaagttctgcatattactttgAAGAGTTTTTAAAAggtacaaggacctgaaacaggACCACTAGTTAGAACTAACTCAAATTCAGAAGTTAGAAACATTGAAGGAAGGATAGTCCAAATTATGGCTATCTCTCCAAATCTTCTGTCAAAGATATTAGCTGAACAAGAAGATAAGCTATTGTGTCAGTAATACAACCTTGATGAACAATGAGTAATGACAACCTAATTATTAAAAAAGAGATTATTCTCATGACATtatgcattcatgcaaatatcatatatacacatctagttaagagcatttgattcattctgatcatgacaACCCAATCATTTGGCATACACataggcccatgaaatcgattctacaggtcatgttcccCAGAGGACGGTGTAACAAGATTGGTGAATCCACAAATCCCATaaccctgaagttgtagtgggacAGATTTAAGTTATAATGgaaaatcttatctccttgaagttaaaGTGGGttagactgaagatagcaaaccttatctccctaaagttacagtggagcaggttAAAGATAGCAAATCTCCTTTCCCCGAAGTTGTAGTGGAATAGATCGAATATAACgcctcaaattttttattttt is part of the Gossypium arboreum isolate Shixiya-1 chromosome 5, ASM2569848v2, whole genome shotgun sequence genome and harbors:
- the LOC108471836 gene encoding uncharacterized protein LOC108471836, with translation MGIVKFDDSSAPNVTRNPLPNHANQRVNGINESGSKKIKCEVAEVKTPLRRVWKEMIKRGLIVLDSKERSERKRYYCEFHNGEVHEIQECIKFRALVQDMMDNKEVEFYEELKSPEEGNICSSEGESIVKTQKVNYPVNYGCNVTIPREENPVNASEEGKDIGLYTCSRRRYNSANARVEHIKGKALVVEQMKEKTAELEPPVNKPVNEEEAKEFLKILKYGEYSIVEQLYKKLARISMLALLLSLEVHRSSLMKVLNETYVTNDISINKLDCLVSNISTDNFIFFNDDEIPPEGMGSTKALYINTRCKGYTLPGVLIDNGLALNVLPLSMLNRLPVDSSYMKTCQNIMKAFNGTERRVMERIKIPLLIGPNTYDVDFLVVGIKPSYNCLLGRP